One Nocardia iowensis DNA window includes the following coding sequences:
- a CDS encoding DUF2071 domain-containing protein, whose translation MMPQISSVIERRLLVNYRVEPDVAANLLPAPLRPHLVGDWAVAGICLIRLGQVRPVGLPSSVGVRSENAAHRIAVEWDGPEGVESGVYIPRRDSGSPLNVLLGGRLFPGMHSFARFDVEESRHDLHVAYTSRDNSTQVSVDVRAVDEFEGSTVFPDLAAASDFFRHGSTGFSASRDGRRLDGLELNTDKWQVHPAHTHTVRSTFFDDRTRFPRGSATLDCTLLMRDVPATWNVTAPMQIPAMA comes from the coding sequence ATGATGCCGCAAATTTCGAGTGTCATCGAGAGACGTCTATTGGTCAATTACCGCGTCGAACCCGACGTTGCGGCAAACCTGCTACCGGCGCCACTGCGACCGCATCTGGTCGGCGACTGGGCGGTCGCGGGGATCTGTCTCATTCGACTCGGTCAGGTACGTCCGGTCGGGCTGCCCAGCTCCGTCGGCGTGCGCAGCGAGAATGCCGCGCATCGAATTGCTGTCGAGTGGGACGGCCCGGAGGGAGTCGAGAGTGGTGTCTACATTCCGCGCCGGGACAGCGGATCACCATTGAATGTGCTGCTCGGCGGGCGCCTGTTCCCAGGTATGCACAGCTTTGCCCGCTTCGACGTCGAGGAGAGCCGGCACGATCTGCACGTCGCCTACACGAGTAGGGACAATTCGACCCAGGTCAGTGTGGATGTACGCGCGGTCGACGAGTTCGAGGGCAGCACAGTGTTTCCCGATCTGGCCGCGGCCTCGGACTTCTTCCGCCACGGTTCTACCGGTTTCTCCGCCAGCCGGGATGGCAGGCGCCTCGACGGCCTCGAGTTGAACACGGACAAATGGCAGGTGCACCCGGCGCACACGCATACTGTCCGGTCGACCTTCTTCGACGACCGGACCCGGTTCCCGCGCGGCAGCGCAACTCTCGACTGCACGCTGCTCATGCGTGATGTCCCGGCCACATGGAACGTCACCGCACCGATGCAGATACCGGCTATGGCCTGA
- the ligA gene encoding NAD-dependent DNA ligase LigA: METGEHIQQLADRIVVLRDAYYQGSPLVADAEYDAIEDELRSLIEAHPDLAPDPNPLEQVGAPAVLHAPIRHSRPMLSLEKATKPEQVAAFFNRFPGQSVVVMPKLDGLSLALVFEDGRLARAVTRGDGTTGDDVTMLVRALVDGIPERIDAPGRVEVRGEAVMLRSTFVAYNTAHPDKPLINPRNAAAGTLRAKDPATVSERRLRFFGFDLDTSDGGAAVDLEEGLRALGIAGAQMRHCIDAEQAQAAITAIEQGRNELDYDLDGAVLRLADRDAYAAAGTRSNSPRGALAFKFAAEEKTTLLREVIWDVGKTGKIVPVAWLEPVFVGGTTVTKATLANQEVIRARDIKVGDTVLVRRAGDVIPFVAGVLDAAKRTGEEREIVPPAACPSCEQPVTEQGNSRELFCTNVSCPAQTVRRLIHWASRAAADIDAIGQVWIERLAEAGILESPSDFYTLTKERLLEFDRIGEVSAARMIDSIDASRSIGLRRALIGLAIPMASDGTAARLARAGFGSLEEVADAGEEKLVAVEDIGPKVAASLVAHLTRLRPELERLRAAGVCLDVREEDLPPVIAAGAPLAGKTVVITGAISDPRSGEKVARPTFQRLCEQAGATAASSVSAHTDLLITGAGVGESKLTKAEKLGVEVVDQGEIWNLLIAAKVV, encoded by the coding sequence GTGGAAACTGGGGAACATATCCAGCAGCTCGCCGACCGTATCGTGGTGCTGCGCGACGCCTACTATCAGGGCTCGCCGCTGGTCGCGGACGCCGAGTACGACGCGATCGAGGACGAGTTACGCAGCCTGATCGAGGCGCACCCCGACCTCGCGCCCGACCCGAATCCGTTGGAGCAGGTCGGTGCGCCCGCAGTGCTGCACGCCCCGATCCGGCACTCGCGGCCGATGTTGTCACTGGAGAAGGCGACCAAGCCTGAGCAGGTGGCGGCCTTCTTCAACCGCTTCCCCGGCCAGTCGGTGGTGGTGATGCCGAAGCTGGACGGCTTGTCCCTGGCTTTGGTCTTCGAGGACGGGCGGCTGGCGCGTGCGGTGACCCGCGGTGACGGCACCACCGGTGACGACGTGACCATGCTGGTCCGTGCGTTGGTCGACGGTATTCCGGAGCGGATCGACGCCCCGGGCCGGGTGGAAGTCCGTGGCGAGGCAGTAATGCTGCGTTCGACCTTCGTCGCCTACAACACCGCGCACCCGGACAAGCCGCTGATCAACCCACGCAACGCCGCGGCGGGCACGCTGCGCGCGAAGGACCCGGCCACGGTCTCCGAACGCCGCCTGCGGTTCTTCGGCTTCGACTTGGATACCTCCGACGGCGGCGCCGCAGTCGACCTCGAAGAGGGGCTGCGGGCGCTGGGCATCGCCGGTGCGCAGATGCGGCACTGCATCGACGCCGAGCAGGCGCAGGCGGCGATCACCGCGATCGAGCAAGGTCGCAACGAGCTGGACTACGACCTCGACGGCGCGGTACTGCGGCTGGCCGACCGGGATGCCTACGCGGCGGCCGGGACTCGATCGAACTCCCCTCGTGGCGCGCTGGCGTTCAAGTTCGCCGCCGAGGAGAAGACCACACTGTTGCGCGAGGTGATCTGGGACGTCGGCAAGACGGGCAAAATCGTCCCGGTCGCGTGGCTGGAGCCGGTGTTCGTGGGCGGCACGACGGTCACGAAGGCCACGCTGGCCAACCAAGAGGTGATCCGCGCCCGCGACATCAAGGTCGGTGACACGGTGCTGGTGCGCCGCGCGGGCGACGTGATCCCGTTCGTGGCAGGCGTTCTCGACGCCGCCAAACGCACAGGCGAGGAGCGCGAGATCGTGCCGCCCGCCGCCTGCCCCTCGTGCGAGCAGCCGGTGACCGAGCAGGGCAACAGCCGAGAACTGTTCTGCACCAACGTCTCGTGCCCCGCACAGACCGTGCGCAGGTTGATCCACTGGGCGTCGCGGGCCGCGGCCGACATCGATGCCATCGGGCAGGTGTGGATCGAACGTCTGGCCGAGGCGGGCATCCTGGAGAGTCCGTCGGACTTCTACACGCTGACAAAGGAGCGCCTGCTCGAGTTCGATCGCATCGGCGAGGTCTCGGCCGCGCGCATGATCGACTCGATCGATGCGAGTCGTTCCATCGGCCTGCGCCGCGCGCTGATCGGCCTGGCGATCCCGATGGCCTCCGACGGCACCGCCGCTCGCCTGGCCCGGGCGGGATTCGGCTCCCTGGAGGAGGTCGCCGACGCGGGCGAGGAAAAGCTCGTGGCGGTGGAGGATATCGGACCCAAGGTCGCCGCGTCCCTGGTCGCGCACCTCACTCGCCTGCGTCCGGAACTGGAGCGGCTGCGAGCGGCGGGCGTCTGTCTGGACGTGCGCGAAGAGGACCTTCCCCCGGTCATTGCCGCGGGCGCGCCCCTGGCGGGCAAGACGGTGGTGATCACCGGCGCTATCAGCGACCCGCGCTCCGGCGAGAAGGTCGCCCGCCCGACGTTCCAACGCCTGTGTGAGCAGGCGGGCGCGACAGCGGCGTCCTCGGTCTCGGCGCATACCGACCTGCTCATCACCGGTGCGGGAGTCGGTGAGAGCAAGCTGACCAAAGCGGAGAAACTCGGCGTCGAGGTCGTCGACCAGGGGGAGATCTGGAATCTGCTGATCGCCGCCAAGGTCGTCTAG
- a CDS encoding nitroreductase family deazaflavin-dependent oxidoreductase, translated as MASESAELSPTEWVQDQTKQILETGTTEGVEVLGSPVVLLTLRGAKTGKLRYTPVMRVEHNGNYAVVASKGGAPEHPTWYYNIKAYPEFPLQDGTVTKDYVAREVEGVERAEWWERAVAAYPPYAEYQEKTDRQIPVFVLEPK; from the coding sequence ATGGCAAGTGAATCCGCAGAACTCAGCCCCACCGAGTGGGTACAGGACCAGACGAAGCAGATCCTCGAGACCGGGACCACGGAAGGCGTCGAGGTTCTCGGGTCGCCAGTGGTGTTGCTGACCCTGCGCGGCGCGAAGACCGGAAAACTGCGCTACACCCCGGTGATGCGTGTGGAGCACAACGGCAACTATGCGGTGGTGGCGTCCAAGGGCGGCGCCCCTGAGCACCCGACCTGGTACTACAACATCAAGGCCTACCCGGAGTTCCCGCTACAGGACGGCACCGTGACGAAGGACTACGTCGCGCGTGAGGTCGAGGGCGTGGAGCGAGCCGAGTGGTGGGAGCGGGCGGTGGCCGCCTACCCGCCCTACGCCGAGTATCAGGAAAAGACCGACCGGCAGATCCCGGTGTTCGTGCTCGAACCGAAGTAG
- a CDS encoding hydrolase produces the protein MTTWICDGCGLEHAASETPPAADGCVFATDEVSVEERGDLGPHGRWTTHDELARQPHTTEHRDHGRGVHSLRREPRFAIGHWSFLVQTPHGNLLWDPPAYIDDDIVGTVDRLGGVAVIATSHPHMFAAQVSWSHAFGKAPVLVNAADREWVPRPDPVLEYWTGRIEPLPGVDLIQLGGHMRGSSVALTADGTLLTGDTITGSLAPGWVTFQRNFPKHIPLSAAVVRRIVDGLEPYEYDRLYTLGGHTIDHDAAQAVRRSAERHIRWVSGEFDHLT, from the coding sequence ATGACGACATGGATTTGTGACGGATGCGGACTCGAACACGCGGCGTCCGAGACACCGCCCGCCGCCGACGGCTGCGTCTTCGCCACCGACGAGGTCAGCGTCGAGGAACGCGGCGACCTCGGACCACACGGGCGATGGACCACCCACGACGAACTGGCCCGGCAACCACACACCACCGAACACCGCGACCACGGACGCGGCGTGCACAGCCTGCGCCGCGAACCGAGATTCGCGATCGGCCACTGGTCGTTTCTCGTACAAACTCCGCACGGCAACCTGCTGTGGGATCCGCCCGCCTACATCGATGACGACATCGTCGGCACGGTCGATCGACTCGGCGGCGTCGCGGTGATCGCCACCAGCCATCCGCACATGTTCGCCGCGCAGGTCAGCTGGAGCCATGCGTTCGGCAAGGCGCCGGTGCTGGTGAACGCCGCCGACCGAGAATGGGTACCGCGCCCCGATCCGGTGCTCGAATATTGGACGGGCCGCATCGAGCCGCTACCCGGCGTCGACCTCATCCAGCTCGGTGGGCACATGCGCGGCAGTTCGGTCGCACTTACCGCCGACGGCACCCTGCTCACCGGGGACACCATCACCGGCAGCCTCGCCCCCGGCTGGGTAACGTTCCAGCGCAACTTCCCCAAGCACATACCGCTCTCGGCCGCCGTGGTGCGCCGCATCGTCGACGGGCTCGAACCGTACGAGTACGACCGGCTCTACACCCTGGGCGGTCACACGATCGATCACGACGCCGCGCAAGCCGTCCGCCGGTCGGCCGAGCGGCACATCCGCTGGGTCAGCGGCGAATTCGATCATCTGACCTGA
- a CDS encoding aminoglycoside phosphotransferase family protein — protein sequence MTSVVIPAIMADVEEVEVVVAHHERATLRVGDVFLKIDADQTRTDVEVEAMAMAPIPTPEVLWRKPPVLALAALPGTALGRLGEPSTASSAAWAAAGAATRVLHDAPLPPWPGRSLDEIASRLDGECAWLVTNGVLPTDLITRNRRVAEAVFRSWTPVFTHGDLQVAHVFVDGDEVTGVVDWSEASQGDALFDLASLTLGHEEHLGDVVAGYGTDVDLDVIRAWWSLRSLRAIRWLVEHGFDPTAPGCEVDVLRSRM from the coding sequence GTGACGTCGGTGGTCATCCCCGCGATAATGGCCGACGTGGAGGAGGTCGAGGTCGTCGTCGCCCATCATGAGCGCGCGACCCTGCGCGTCGGTGACGTGTTCCTGAAGATCGACGCCGATCAGACGCGCACCGACGTCGAGGTCGAAGCGATGGCTATGGCGCCGATCCCGACTCCGGAGGTGCTGTGGCGCAAGCCACCTGTGCTCGCGCTCGCCGCCCTCCCCGGTACGGCACTCGGCCGCCTCGGCGAGCCGTCGACCGCGTCGTCAGCGGCGTGGGCCGCGGCGGGTGCTGCCACGCGGGTGCTGCACGACGCACCGCTGCCGCCATGGCCCGGCCGCAGCCTTGACGAGATCGCATCGCGCCTCGACGGCGAATGCGCGTGGCTCGTCACGAACGGCGTTCTTCCCACCGACCTGATCACGCGCAACCGCCGGGTTGCCGAGGCTGTGTTCCGGTCGTGGACACCGGTGTTCACGCACGGCGACTTGCAGGTCGCCCACGTGTTCGTCGACGGTGACGAGGTCACCGGCGTGGTCGATTGGTCCGAGGCGAGCCAAGGCGATGCCCTGTTCGACCTCGCCAGCCTGACGCTCGGACACGAGGAGCACCTCGGCGACGTCGTCGCCGGCTACGGCACCGACGTCGACCTCGACGTGATCCGCGCGTGGTGGTCGTTGCGAAGCCTGCGGGCGATCCGTTGGCTGGTCGAGCACGGCTTCGACCCGACCGCGCCAGGCTGCGAGGTCGACGTGCTGAGATCCCGGATGTGA
- a CDS encoding PPOX class F420-dependent oxidoreductase, with protein MTNTLGTVGKGGYVLLTTFRKDGTPVSAPMWAVFDDSKLYVWTATDSWKVKRLRNNPALTAQTCDPSGKRTRGEIVEGIGRVLDADGTEQVRKLLKRKYWLLGPVIVTGSILRRGKSGTVGIEITPA; from the coding sequence ATGACGAACACTCTCGGCACTGTCGGCAAGGGCGGCTACGTTCTGTTGACCACCTTCCGGAAGGACGGCACTCCGGTCAGCGCGCCCATGTGGGCCGTTTTCGACGACAGCAAACTCTATGTCTGGACGGCCACCGACAGCTGGAAAGTCAAGCGTCTGCGCAATAATCCGGCGCTCACCGCGCAGACCTGTGACCCAAGCGGGAAGCGGACCCGCGGCGAAATCGTCGAGGGAATCGGCCGCGTTCTCGACGCCGACGGCACCGAACAGGTCCGCAAACTCCTCAAGCGCAAGTACTGGCTGCTCGGCCCGGTCATCGTGACGGGCAGCATCCTGCGTCGCGGCAAATCCGGCACCGTCGGCATCGAGATCACGCCCGCCTGA
- a CDS encoding glycine-rich protein encodes MLVRVGVVPGMGGIRWRGSRFAAGIIVAAGCVVATPGTAAADLPPGCSESGDMVTCIYQFTGGEQTFEVPGGVTSVRVTAIGGRAAFNNNYPGDMVVAPLDVVPETTLYVMVGGSGGDGPDRGGFNGGGPGGGGNFPGVGGGGASDVRLLPSDAPGSLRSRLIVAAGAPGPSGFHSPGRGRTGGDATTEAGGTGATPDPGGAAGSDGALAAGGAGGDGYCGGGGGAGGYYGGGGGASAPNLLTCGDGGKGSSYGPADAVISRPRPVEVAVVKIQYAAPR; translated from the coding sequence ATGCTCGTTCGTGTTGGCGTCGTGCCCGGCATGGGCGGAATACGTTGGCGGGGCAGCAGATTCGCCGCCGGAATCATCGTGGCGGCCGGATGCGTTGTCGCCACGCCGGGTACGGCCGCAGCGGATCTGCCGCCCGGCTGTAGCGAATCCGGCGACATGGTGACGTGCATCTACCAATTCACCGGCGGGGAACAGACTTTCGAGGTGCCGGGCGGAGTGACTTCCGTGCGGGTGACCGCTATCGGCGGCCGGGCCGCGTTCAACAACAATTACCCCGGCGACATGGTCGTCGCGCCGCTGGATGTCGTACCGGAAACCACCTTGTACGTCATGGTCGGCGGTTCGGGCGGAGACGGCCCGGACCGAGGCGGTTTCAACGGCGGCGGCCCGGGCGGCGGGGGCAACTTCCCCGGCGTGGGCGGCGGTGGCGCGTCTGATGTTCGCCTCCTGCCGTCCGATGCTCCGGGCAGTCTGCGATCACGGTTGATTGTCGCCGCGGGTGCACCGGGGCCCAGCGGGTTCCACAGTCCCGGCCGGGGACGCACGGGCGGCGATGCGACCACCGAGGCGGGCGGGACGGGCGCGACGCCCGATCCCGGTGGTGCGGCAGGCTCGGACGGCGCGTTGGCCGCCGGCGGCGCGGGCGGAGACGGTTACTGCGGCGGTGGCGGGGGTGCGGGCGGCTACTACGGTGGTGGCGGTGGCGCTTCCGCTCCGAACCTGCTCACCTGCGGTGACGGCGGCAAGGGCTCGTCGTATGGTCCGGCCGACGCCGTGATCAGTCGTCCGCGCCCGGTCGAAGTCGCTGTGGTCAAAATCCAATATGCCGCGCCGCGCTGA
- a CDS encoding GNAT family N-acetyltransferase, whose translation MDCVAVRPLHVDDLPSAERTSDAVFLDSDRRNRRVSEPEPEPRSEQAAKRWIDRMRYFLEIDPCGCWVAVDGEQIVGFAISQNRDHLWYLATYGVLANRQGHGIGKRLLDAVLTHAGSRPGMFSSTVHPAATRRYRLAGFSLHPQMRMIGTVDRSTLPAVTGLSDGSADDFDWMNRLDHQLRGAGHGADHQYLLTGNRLVVSRADKPGYVYLDDRGRPILLAAADHRTAANLLWEALAAAQADTLVNCITTANEWAVDVGLAAGLRIGQEGYLAVRNMPTPAPYLASGQFL comes from the coding sequence ATGGATTGCGTAGCGGTCAGGCCGCTGCATGTGGACGACCTACCCAGCGCTGAACGCACTTCTGACGCGGTATTCCTCGACAGTGATCGGCGTAATCGACGGGTCAGCGAGCCCGAGCCCGAACCTCGATCGGAGCAGGCTGCCAAGCGGTGGATCGATCGCATGCGCTACTTCCTCGAGATCGATCCGTGCGGCTGCTGGGTCGCGGTCGACGGCGAGCAGATCGTGGGATTCGCGATCTCGCAGAACCGTGATCATCTGTGGTACTTGGCAACCTATGGCGTCCTGGCGAACCGACAGGGTCACGGCATCGGGAAACGGCTGCTCGACGCCGTACTGACGCACGCTGGCAGTCGTCCGGGAATGTTCTCCTCCACCGTGCATCCCGCAGCCACCCGGCGTTACCGATTGGCCGGGTTTTCGCTGCACCCCCAGATGCGCATGATCGGCACCGTCGACCGCTCCACTCTGCCGGCGGTGACCGGACTGTCCGACGGGTCGGCCGACGACTTCGACTGGATGAACCGGCTGGACCACCAGCTGCGCGGGGCCGGGCACGGCGCCGATCACCAATATCTGTTGACCGGAAATCGTTTGGTCGTGTCCCGCGCCGACAAGCCAGGATACGTCTACCTCGATGACCGAGGACGTCCGATTCTGCTGGCCGCGGCTGATCACCGCACCGCGGCGAACCTGCTCTGGGAAGCGCTCGCCGCCGCGCAGGCGGACACGCTCGTCAACTGCATCACCACCGCCAACGAGTGGGCAGTCGACGTCGGGCTGGCGGCCGGGCTCCGCATCGGTCAAGAAGGCTACCTCGCCGTCCGCAACATGCCGACCCCGGCGCCGTATCTAGCCAGCGGACAGTTTCTCTGA
- a CDS encoding DUF6545 domain-containing protein translates to MVTSTLPTAVTLPTVVAAILLLTGRVVGLLSTELDRHVTIAFGCVVATAATREPTVCRLITDLSSGLLSEELILELGAVGFNVGYAAGLLIGAALLHRSRSPRICYGLAAVFSVAALCCSTFGDGNGTIFERAGWGQFGYWLCTAPIGTAMAVLVIRAAGAELRNRVGRREAAMYVAILLAGVAVLGRIGATMTAAAIRISGPHNSFTAFQAEIDRNGVFFDLVLCMGLTMIAILAAARSRMGVADLTRHRKALRPLWAELTTACPEIVHHSPVPLGAQPNRYLLHRTVIEIRDSILALARYATPHPPDIEAAISSAAPTGQAYDALDRAVLLVRARDAKAHGNPPTGSRYFALSAADSLLDEVAELTAISAQWPVAEAIAARAGQRTTL, encoded by the coding sequence ATGGTGACGTCCACGCTACCGACGGCGGTAACGCTGCCCACAGTTGTCGCCGCCATCCTGTTGCTCACCGGCCGCGTCGTCGGCTTGCTCAGTACCGAGCTCGACCGGCATGTCACCATCGCCTTCGGCTGTGTCGTCGCCACGGCGGCAACCAGGGAACCGACAGTGTGCCGCCTCATCACCGATCTATCCAGCGGATTGCTCTCGGAAGAACTGATCCTCGAACTCGGCGCGGTCGGTTTCAATGTCGGTTATGCGGCCGGACTGCTGATCGGGGCGGCGCTGCTGCATCGTTCCCGCTCGCCGCGCATCTGCTACGGGCTTGCTGCCGTATTCAGCGTGGCGGCACTGTGCTGCAGCACATTCGGCGATGGCAATGGCACGATCTTCGAACGCGCCGGATGGGGACAGTTCGGATACTGGCTGTGCACGGCGCCGATCGGTACGGCGATGGCCGTGCTCGTCATCCGGGCGGCCGGTGCCGAACTACGCAACCGAGTCGGTCGCCGTGAGGCGGCGATGTACGTGGCGATACTCCTCGCGGGCGTCGCGGTGCTCGGACGCATCGGCGCCACCATGACGGCGGCCGCCATCCGGATCAGCGGGCCGCACAACTCGTTTACCGCCTTCCAGGCCGAAATCGACCGCAACGGGGTGTTTTTCGATCTCGTGCTGTGCATGGGATTGACGATGATCGCCATACTCGCCGCGGCACGCAGCCGGATGGGCGTAGCCGATCTGACGCGCCACCGAAAAGCGCTTCGCCCCCTCTGGGCCGAACTGACCACCGCATGCCCGGAGATCGTGCACCACAGCCCCGTGCCGCTCGGCGCCCAGCCCAACCGATATCTCTTACACCGCACCGTCATCGAGATCCGGGACAGCATCCTGGCCCTGGCCCGCTACGCGACACCGCACCCACCCGATATCGAGGCGGCGATTTCCAGCGCCGCCCCAACCGGCCAGGCATATGACGCACTGGACCGCGCCGTCCTGCTCGTTCGCGCCCGAGACGCCAAGGCGCACGGCAACCCACCGACCGGAAGCCGCTATTTCGCACTCTCGGCCGCCGACAGCCTCCTCGACGAGGTCGCCGAATTGACAGCCATCAGTGCGCAGTGGCCGGTCGCCGAGGCCATCGCGGCGCGGGCCGGTCAGCGCACCACGCTGTAA
- a CDS encoding serine hydrolase domain-containing protein: MAGTTSRASGQDHHGRENGVEDGWGKVADAFRANFDRNPGELGAACCVYVDGRRVVDLWDGIAGGEADGVADREANRPWDENTVVRVASTTKGATAICAHLLAQRGELDLDAPVVDYWPEFGANGKDRIPVRWLLSHQAGLPIVDGPLTFEQACAWNPVIRALEAQPPLWQPGTEHLYHSVTYGFLVGEVVRRISGKSLGTFFADEVAAPLGLSAWIGLPEEHEKRLARIEYAAPFSLEELIAGMVKATGLDKDTVTAWFDAVWGPDSVQMRAGSLGGALDNMADPETAYYTTRAWRAAEFPAANMVADASSLARMYAATVSDVDGVRLLDPATVERATAVQTDKTRMHELPPQLNIPADRSFNMSLGFWRACPMLPMIGPQSFGHPGSGGSIGFADPDSGVGFGYVTNLWNFRPDDPRASSLSEAVRSCLG; encoded by the coding sequence ATGGCAGGCACGACAAGCAGGGCATCAGGTCAGGACCACCACGGCCGCGAGAACGGCGTCGAGGACGGCTGGGGCAAGGTCGCCGACGCGTTCCGCGCGAACTTCGACAGAAACCCCGGCGAATTGGGTGCGGCGTGCTGCGTTTACGTGGACGGCCGCCGTGTCGTCGACCTGTGGGACGGCATCGCCGGAGGCGAGGCGGACGGCGTCGCCGATCGCGAGGCGAACCGACCGTGGGACGAAAACACCGTCGTCCGGGTCGCTTCCACGACCAAAGGCGCTACCGCGATCTGCGCCCACCTGCTGGCACAGCGCGGTGAGCTGGATCTGGACGCCCCGGTGGTCGACTATTGGCCTGAGTTCGGTGCCAACGGCAAGGACCGGATTCCGGTGCGCTGGTTGCTGTCCCACCAGGCTGGTCTGCCGATCGTCGACGGACCGTTGACGTTCGAGCAGGCGTGCGCCTGGAACCCGGTCATCCGCGCACTCGAAGCGCAGCCGCCGCTGTGGCAGCCGGGCACGGAGCATCTCTACCACAGCGTCACATACGGGTTTCTGGTCGGCGAAGTGGTGCGCCGGATCTCCGGGAAGTCGCTCGGCACGTTCTTCGCCGACGAGGTGGCCGCCCCACTCGGACTGAGCGCCTGGATCGGACTGCCAGAAGAACACGAGAAGCGGTTGGCCCGCATCGAGTACGCCGCTCCGTTCAGCCTGGAGGAGCTGATCGCGGGAATGGTCAAGGCCACCGGGCTCGATAAGGACACGGTAACCGCATGGTTCGACGCCGTCTGGGGTCCGGACTCGGTCCAAATGCGCGCCGGTTCGCTGGGCGGCGCCTTGGACAACATGGCCGACCCCGAGACCGCGTACTACACCACGCGTGCCTGGCGCGCGGCAGAGTTCCCCGCCGCGAACATGGTCGCCGACGCGAGTTCGCTGGCACGGATGTACGCCGCCACGGTCAGCGATGTCGATGGAGTGCGGCTGCTCGATCCGGCCACCGTCGAACGGGCGACAGCCGTCCAGACCGATAAGACGCGGATGCACGAGCTGCCGCCGCAGCTGAACATCCCGGCCGACCGCTCCTTCAACATGTCCCTCGGATTTTGGCGAGCCTGCCCGATGCTGCCGATGATCGGGCCGCAGTCGTTCGGCCATCCGGGCTCCGGCGGATCAATCGGGTTCGCGGACCCCGATAGCGGTGTCGGCTTCGGCTACGTCACCAACCTCTGGAACTTCCGCCCCGACGACCCGCGGGCATCGAGCCTGTCCGAAGCAGTCCGATCCTGCCTCGGCTGA
- a CDS encoding MerR family transcriptional regulator: MTNQAPAIRMQGPEKFCETTDAAGDGFTIGQAAAFAGIAVTTVRHYHRHGLIDEPERDSCGCRRYRSAELLRLVQVRTLAGAGVPLAEIGDLLDYLAQIEDILDSR, from the coding sequence ATGACGAACCAAGCTCCGGCGATCCGCATGCAAGGCCCGGAAAAGTTCTGTGAGACAACGGATGCCGCCGGAGATGGGTTCACGATCGGCCAGGCGGCAGCATTCGCCGGAATTGCGGTGACGACGGTCCGGCACTACCACCGCCACGGACTGATCGACGAACCAGAACGTGACAGCTGCGGTTGTCGGCGGTACCGATCGGCCGAGTTGCTGCGGCTGGTGCAGGTCCGGACGCTGGCCGGGGCGGGCGTGCCGCTGGCCGAAATCGGGGATCTGCTCGACTATCTCGCACAAATCGAGGACATCCTCGACTCTCGGTAG
- a CDS encoding DUF1048 domain-containing protein — translation MDISKLTSKVIGDMGDKRRWWKYKARKEQLPQGYRTAVDALERYLMILGPGGSAAIFEDLIDLFEQSAADGTPIGEIVGDDPVEFIETFARNYQEDSWKSRERKRLTDAIERAAGEGG, via the coding sequence ATGGACATTTCAAAGCTCACCTCGAAGGTGATCGGCGATATGGGAGACAAGCGGCGGTGGTGGAAGTACAAGGCGCGCAAGGAGCAACTGCCCCAGGGCTATCGCACAGCGGTCGATGCGCTCGAGCGGTACCTGATGATCCTCGGGCCTGGGGGCAGCGCCGCGATCTTCGAGGATCTCATCGATCTGTTCGAGCAGAGCGCGGCGGACGGAACCCCGATCGGTGAGATCGTCGGGGACGACCCGGTGGAGTTCATCGAGACGTTCGCACGCAACTACCAAGAGGACTCGTGGAAAAGCCGCGAACGCAAACGGTTGACCGACGCCATCGAGCGCGCCGCCGGAGAAGGCGGTTAG